A single window of Bradyrhizobium daqingense DNA harbors:
- a CDS encoding phosphoenolpyruvate hydrolase family protein — translation MTARAAERAGADFVLALNAGRFRAMGGASPASILPIRNSNEFVASFGRTEILPSTKLPVFFGTCTFDPELDVDRWLDRIIKWGFGGVTNFPSVIHIDDERRSLLEKCGLGYSREIELLVKAAKRGLMTIAYTRSQSEARRMVEAGAEAICINFNLNRAVESGADPSVSLSELAARTSAVARVAQSVNKSTICLLGGGPITKPDELLDICRETGIQGFIGGSSLDRVPLEMSVLEVTSGFKTIHLLREKVDLLERQLQLSGFRHGVIAQSSAMKRILEITRRVAATPRPVLIWGEAGSGKRRIATLVHAFSDRRHAKTALFHCRPGPAMDILGPLFGAERLESGRRQLSLLEASSDGAVVLLHVDQLSRDGQERLADYLETGGFTPLNGVTVMRSNARIIATATVARGAGLETVLCARLLDLFTGLDVQLPSLPDRLEDLPQLVQHFTVEAKGDSSAQTLTIENSAFLALAGHDWPGNLRELRQVVNQLVTLPSSHITGEVLKPLLEPPFGARPAASLSERDWIIEGLKRNRLHRGKTARSLGLSRKTLYNKIKKLRILE, via the coding sequence ATGACCGCCAGAGCCGCCGAGCGGGCGGGGGCCGATTTCGTGCTCGCGCTCAATGCGGGCCGTTTTCGTGCCATGGGTGGGGCCTCGCCTGCCTCGATCCTCCCAATCCGCAATAGTAACGAATTCGTGGCAAGCTTCGGACGGACCGAAATTCTGCCCAGCACGAAACTGCCGGTCTTCTTCGGCACCTGTACATTCGACCCCGAGCTCGATGTTGATCGTTGGCTCGATCGGATCATCAAATGGGGATTTGGCGGCGTGACCAACTTCCCATCGGTCATACACATCGACGATGAGCGCAGGTCATTGCTCGAGAAGTGTGGTCTTGGTTACTCCCGGGAAATCGAGCTCCTCGTGAAAGCTGCAAAACGCGGCCTGATGACAATTGCCTATACGCGCAGTCAATCCGAGGCGCGTCGAATGGTCGAAGCGGGCGCCGAGGCCATTTGCATCAACTTCAATCTAAACCGCGCGGTTGAAAGCGGAGCCGATCCGTCGGTCAGCCTGTCTGAACTTGCAGCGCGTACGAGCGCCGTTGCGCGCGTTGCTCAATCCGTCAACAAGAGCACCATCTGCCTGCTTGGGGGCGGCCCCATTACGAAGCCGGACGAACTCCTCGACATCTGCCGCGAGACCGGAATCCAAGGTTTCATCGGAGGCTCTTCGCTGGACCGCGTGCCTCTGGAGATGTCGGTCCTCGAGGTGACGTCGGGCTTCAAGACCATCCACCTGTTGCGCGAGAAGGTGGATCTGCTCGAACGGCAGCTGCAGTTGAGTGGTTTCAGGCACGGCGTGATCGCACAGTCCTCGGCAATGAAGCGCATCCTTGAGATCACCAGACGCGTTGCGGCGACCCCCCGCCCGGTCCTCATCTGGGGGGAGGCCGGCTCTGGCAAGCGTAGAATAGCAACCCTGGTTCACGCGTTTAGCGACCGCAGGCACGCCAAAACGGCGTTGTTTCATTGCCGCCCCGGTCCGGCGATGGATATACTTGGCCCGTTGTTCGGCGCCGAGCGTCTTGAGAGCGGCAGACGCCAATTGTCACTCCTGGAGGCGTCGAGTGACGGTGCCGTCGTGCTATTGCATGTCGACCAACTTTCGCGCGATGGACAGGAGCGCCTTGCCGATTACCTCGAGACAGGCGGATTTACCCCTCTGAACGGGGTAACTGTCATGCGTTCCAACGCCCGGATCATTGCCACCGCGACCGTGGCCCGAGGCGCTGGTCTTGAAACGGTTCTGTGCGCGCGGCTTCTCGACCTTTTTACCGGGCTGGATGTCCAATTGCCTTCGCTACCCGACAGGCTTGAAGATCTGCCGCAACTCGTTCAACACTTCACCGTCGAAGCCAAAGGAGATTCCAGCGCCCAGACGCTCACGATAGAAAACTCTGCATTCCTTGCGCTCGCGGGGCACGATTGGCCAGGCAATTTGCGCGAGTTGCGGCAGGTCGTGAACCAGCTCGTGACCTTGCCATCAAGTCACATCACCGGTGAGGTGCTAAAGCCGTTGTTGGAGCCACCTTTTGGCGCACGGCCCGCGGCCTCGCTGTCCGAGCGAGACTGGATCATCGAGGGCTTGAAGAGAAACCGGCTTCACCGCGGCAAGACTGCTCGCTCTCTCGGGCTTTCGCGCAAAACCCTCTACAATAAAATCAAGAAACTGCGGATCCTCGAATAA
- a CDS encoding ABC transporter ATP-binding protein gives MADVRLEGLKKTFGTIEILSNIDLTIDHGEFVIFVGPSGSGKSTLLRMIGGLEPISGGRLLIDNELVNDIDAADRNLGMVFQSYALYPHMTVKENLAFPLRMAKAGKAAIAAKIAKTASLLQIDHLLERKPRQLSGGQRQRVAIGRAIMREPKVFLFDEPLSNLDTDLRVQMRVQIAKLHKQLGNTMIYVTHDQVEAMTLADKIVVLKDGNIEQVGSPHDLYHNPASRFVAGFIGSPKMNFLGGKVEAAHEHGMDVRLDAGPTISVPVQPDQMLVGKPVTVGIRPDDFSSSMPGQQEISIELGVDFVEHLGSVTYIYGNAGNEALVARAPQSGWPKGASKFTLTAAPADCHLFMGNGKAVWRLHAPASWS, from the coding sequence ATGGCCGACGTTCGCCTGGAGGGCCTCAAGAAGACTTTTGGGACAATCGAGATCCTGAGTAATATCGACCTGACTATCGATCACGGCGAATTTGTCATCTTTGTTGGTCCGTCCGGGTCGGGCAAATCCACGCTTCTGCGCATGATTGGCGGGCTCGAGCCCATCAGCGGTGGGCGGCTCCTCATCGACAATGAGCTCGTCAACGACATCGATGCGGCCGATCGCAACCTCGGCATGGTCTTTCAAAGCTACGCTCTCTATCCGCATATGACGGTGAAAGAGAACCTGGCCTTTCCCCTGCGCATGGCCAAAGCCGGGAAAGCCGCGATCGCCGCCAAGATAGCCAAAACAGCATCGCTATTGCAGATCGACCATCTATTGGAGCGCAAGCCTCGACAACTTTCAGGAGGGCAACGCCAGCGCGTCGCAATCGGGCGCGCCATCATGCGAGAACCAAAAGTTTTCCTGTTCGATGAGCCGCTCTCCAACCTGGACACCGATTTGCGCGTGCAGATGCGGGTTCAGATCGCCAAGCTCCACAAGCAGCTCGGAAATACCATGATCTACGTGACGCATGACCAGGTGGAGGCGATGACCTTGGCTGACAAGATCGTGGTGCTCAAGGACGGCAACATCGAACAGGTCGGCAGCCCGCACGATCTGTATCACAATCCCGCTTCGCGCTTTGTTGCAGGATTCATCGGCTCGCCCAAGATGAACTTCCTGGGCGGCAAGGTCGAAGCAGCTCATGAACATGGCATGGATGTCCGGTTGGACGCCGGGCCCACGATCTCCGTTCCGGTCCAGCCGGACCAGATGCTGGTTGGCAAGCCGGTCACTGTTGGAATTCGCCCGGACGACTTCTCCTCGTCAATGCCCGGGCAGCAGGAGATCTCGATTGAACTTGGGGTCGATTTCGTCGAGCATCTCGGCAGCGTCACGTACATCTACGGTAATGCCGGAAACGAAGCTCTCGTCGCCAGGGCGCCACAATCCGGTTGGCCCAAAGGCGCCTCCAAGTTCACCCTCACCGCCGCTCCAGCCGATTGCCACTTGTTCATGGGCAATGGAAAGGCGGTATGGCGGTTGCACGCACCTGCGAGTTGGAGCTAG
- a CDS encoding HAD-IIA family hydrolase, with protein sequence MVSLSSKINWPPIEGIISDLDGVVYRGGTAIADAIEAFTRWQKAGVPFCFATNNSTHTPEDVVGRLRGSGLSIAPSQVVTSAITAAELVRTNYPHLTRIYVIGASSLVTAMRDVGLEVTDRAPEAVVMGLDRDITHEKLRIAVESILNGAVFIGTNPDLLLPTASGFEPGAGATIAAVAAATQVRPSIVGKPQVPMIETALSRLGTKRGSTIMIGDQVPTDIQAGKRAGLATVLVTTGVPTRQDPSLMAPDFIVSSLREIEVSAARAAQPRQRRA encoded by the coding sequence ATGGTTAGCCTCAGCTCTAAGATCAACTGGCCGCCGATAGAAGGGATTATCTCCGATCTGGATGGCGTCGTTTATCGTGGCGGCACCGCAATAGCGGATGCCATAGAGGCGTTTACGAGATGGCAGAAAGCAGGCGTGCCATTCTGCTTTGCGACGAACAATTCAACGCATACCCCGGAGGACGTCGTCGGCAGGCTGAGAGGATCTGGTCTTTCGATCGCACCGTCTCAGGTCGTTACAAGCGCTATCACCGCCGCAGAACTCGTTCGAACCAATTATCCGCACCTAACGCGAATCTATGTCATCGGAGCTTCCTCGCTTGTGACGGCCATGCGAGATGTTGGGCTGGAGGTCACGGACCGAGCGCCCGAAGCTGTCGTGATGGGGCTTGACCGGGACATCACGCATGAGAAGCTGCGAATTGCGGTTGAGTCGATCCTCAATGGAGCTGTGTTCATAGGAACCAATCCCGATCTTCTGCTGCCGACGGCCAGCGGGTTCGAACCTGGCGCTGGTGCGACCATTGCAGCTGTGGCCGCTGCTACGCAAGTGCGGCCTTCGATCGTTGGAAAGCCGCAAGTGCCGATGATCGAGACAGCGCTCTCACGCCTCGGTACGAAGCGCGGGTCGACCATCATGATCGGAGATCAAGTTCCTACGGATATTCAAGCCGGAAAGAGGGCGGGTCTTGCCACGGTGCTTGTTACAACCGGCGTGCCAACGCGTCAGGATCCGTCCTTGATGGCTCCCGACTTCATCGTATCGAGCTTGCGCGAGATTGAGGTAAGTGCTGCTCGCGCGGCTCAACCGCGACAGAGGAGGGCATAA
- a CDS encoding SDR family NAD(P)-dependent oxidoreductase translates to MTEQFSVADRTVLVTGAGGGIGSAIANAFRQGGANVLATDANLENLRVILTRLPHGNGILPMSMDVSREDDVGRVLDEIAKRFGRLDVLINNAGIKSAQALLTGNADRIEKTIQINSVAVLRCAKLAIERFMKSKGGRIVNVGSSLSSQGAVFNYQAGGADYCLSKAIVHDVTKLLAYECAPFKINVNAIAPGIIDTPLHGRPREETEARHSGRIPLGRVGLPEDIAGLAVFLASPAASYMTGQIVHVNGGMLMNG, encoded by the coding sequence ATGACCGAACAGTTCTCAGTTGCAGACAGGACCGTGCTTGTGACCGGTGCAGGTGGAGGCATTGGCTCAGCCATAGCTAATGCTTTCCGTCAAGGCGGTGCGAACGTCCTGGCAACCGACGCGAATTTGGAAAACCTGCGAGTCATTCTGACTCGTTTGCCGCACGGCAATGGCATCCTGCCGATGAGCATGGATGTGTCACGAGAAGATGATGTCGGCAGGGTGCTTGATGAGATCGCCAAGCGCTTCGGCAGGCTCGATGTCCTGATCAACAACGCCGGAATAAAATCGGCTCAGGCGCTTCTGACCGGAAATGCCGATCGAATCGAAAAAACCATCCAGATCAATTCCGTCGCAGTGCTTCGTTGCGCGAAGCTGGCGATCGAGCGCTTCATGAAGAGCAAAGGCGGCCGCATCGTCAATGTCGGGTCCTCGTTGTCATCTCAAGGTGCTGTTTTCAACTACCAGGCTGGCGGCGCCGACTATTGCTTGTCAAAAGCCATCGTGCACGATGTGACAAAGCTGCTCGCTTATGAATGTGCTCCGTTCAAGATCAACGTCAACGCGATTGCTCCCGGGATTATCGATACACCCTTGCACGGGCGTCCGCGGGAGGAAACCGAAGCGCGCCATAGTGGCCGAATTCCGCTGGGCCGGGTCGGACTGCCGGAAGATATCGCAGGGCTTGCGGTGTTCCTGGCCAGCCCCGCAGCTTCCTACATGACCGGGCAGATTGTCCATGTGAATGGTGGGATGCTGATGAATGGTTAG
- a CDS encoding ribokinase: MSPRPLMFFGTTNLDLCFNVERLPTPGESLMGSLKQNAGGKGANQAVAAARLGLRPSFYTRLGDDDAGRSLLQALREAGVRLDAIEVCPGEISGSALVLVGDDGSNMIVIDPGANANVTPSMVEKAAEFIERDAIVVAEMGMPVPALNHLFALKSVKEFDLIFNPAPVRAGLSPAAWRSVDFVTPNQTEAFELTGVEVHDFDGAAHAAGKLLDLGPKAALITLGAQGAYYADASATFALRAFPVKVVDTTAAGDAFNGAFAASLAHRLPIREAIKKALAVAALCVTRRGAQRSMPSSWAVDEFLNSQSILELE; this comes from the coding sequence ATGAGCCCCAGACCATTGATGTTCTTCGGAACGACCAATCTTGACCTCTGCTTCAACGTCGAGCGGCTTCCAACGCCGGGTGAAAGCCTGATGGGAAGCTTAAAGCAGAATGCGGGAGGCAAGGGCGCAAATCAGGCGGTCGCCGCCGCTCGATTGGGGCTTCGGCCGAGCTTCTACACCCGGCTTGGCGATGATGACGCTGGCCGATCGTTGCTGCAAGCGCTGCGTGAGGCAGGTGTCCGCCTTGATGCCATTGAGGTATGCCCGGGGGAGATATCCGGTTCTGCTCTTGTCCTCGTCGGCGACGACGGCTCCAACATGATTGTCATAGACCCGGGAGCCAATGCAAATGTCACTCCGAGCATGGTCGAGAAGGCGGCCGAATTCATTGAGCGGGACGCAATCGTCGTTGCCGAAATGGGCATGCCGGTCCCCGCGCTCAATCACCTTTTTGCATTGAAGAGCGTCAAGGAATTCGATCTTATTTTCAATCCGGCCCCCGTGAGGGCGGGCCTGTCGCCCGCGGCGTGGAGGAGTGTCGATTTCGTCACACCAAACCAGACGGAAGCTTTCGAGCTCACCGGTGTCGAGGTGCATGACTTCGACGGCGCCGCTCATGCGGCTGGAAAGCTTCTCGATCTCGGGCCGAAGGCAGCGCTGATCACGCTAGGTGCGCAGGGAGCCTACTACGCCGATGCCAGCGCGACTTTCGCGCTCCGCGCATTTCCTGTGAAGGTCGTTGATACGACCGCGGCGGGGGATGCCTTTAATGGAGCTTTCGCAGCCTCTCTTGCTCATCGGTTGCCGATACGAGAAGCGATCAAAAAGGCGCTCGCGGTTGCCGCCTTATGTGTGACGCGACGCGGCGCCCAAAGATCGATGCCTAGCAGTTGGGCCGTCGACGAATTTCTGAATTCTCAATCGATCTTGGAGTTGGAATGA
- a CDS encoding carbohydrate ABC transporter permease gives MRFKRLTPASLFLNGLVVVCTLILTFPLVWIVMMSLKQQAEVMTLPPRFVFTPTFENFRVLFDAAQAGATSYGTIKVDFLTPVANSVVISLGAVLVSLIAGVPAGYVLARRDIPRKEDIAFFILGFRFAPALLVVIPLFSVFQTVGLYDTYLGMIWVYQVVTLPMIIWLSRSYIEDIPKDIEEAAAMDGAKPFRVVWHIVLPLLKPGLIGASLLIFLLAWHNFALGLILSSTKAPVTVALLKLLNPGVQFYPVMAAGLVVTMIVPIVLIILGQRHLERGLTFGAVK, from the coding sequence ATGCGCTTCAAACGCTTAACGCCCGCAAGCTTGTTCCTTAATGGACTGGTTGTTGTCTGTACGCTCATCCTGACATTTCCCCTGGTCTGGATCGTGATGATGTCGCTGAAGCAGCAGGCCGAGGTCATGACCTTGCCGCCGCGCTTTGTCTTCACTCCAACATTTGAAAACTTCCGCGTTTTGTTCGATGCCGCCCAGGCCGGGGCGACAAGCTACGGCACCATCAAGGTTGATTTCCTGACGCCGGTCGCCAATAGCGTCGTGATATCGCTTGGCGCGGTGCTCGTATCGCTGATCGCCGGCGTACCCGCAGGTTACGTCTTGGCAAGACGTGATATCCCTAGGAAGGAGGACATCGCGTTCTTCATTCTGGGCTTCCGCTTCGCGCCGGCACTCCTTGTCGTTATACCGCTGTTCAGCGTGTTCCAAACAGTTGGCCTTTATGACACTTATCTCGGCATGATCTGGGTTTATCAGGTCGTCACGCTGCCAATGATCATCTGGCTAAGCCGATCATATATCGAGGACATCCCAAAGGACATTGAGGAGGCGGCGGCCATGGATGGTGCAAAGCCGTTCCGTGTAGTCTGGCACATCGTTCTTCCGCTTCTAAAGCCCGGCCTAATCGGCGCTTCATTGCTCATTTTCTTGCTTGCCTGGCACAATTTCGCTCTCGGCCTGATCCTCAGTTCGACGAAAGCACCGGTCACCGTGGCCCTGCTCAAGCTGCTTAATCCAGGCGTTCAGTTCTATCCGGTCATGGCTGCGGGTTTGGTGGTGACCATGATTGTGCCGATCGTCCTGATTATCCTTGGCCAGCGTCATCTCGAACGTGGCCTTACCTTCGGGGCCGTGAAATGA
- a CDS encoding carbohydrate ABC transporter permease, which yields MNLRGIDATVMLQSSVGQLAPPKKEQVQSAGQHALDWWSLAAIAPAIIILLGFLFLFFYGVFQSLTDLKFGRPLVRFIGVTNYEVAIKTQDFWNSMRATTVYACSAVLAEAFSGLALAKLFASRVFLAQLMRPVILLPLVLPPMSVALMWTTMMDPQNGILNYLLSLVGIGRFAWISDAGTAMFSLVLIDIWTYTPFFALIIFAGLQGINEEIREAARINGAKGWATFLHIELPLIAPYILIAAVFRLIESLNQFDIIFGTTQGGPGDSTSVLSVRAYITAFQNLAFGRGAALMVVNWLIVLLGTLAMVKLWRLVRQRVS from the coding sequence ATGAACCTTCGAGGCATCGACGCAACCGTGATGCTACAATCATCGGTAGGCCAACTGGCACCGCCCAAAAAAGAGCAGGTGCAAAGCGCCGGGCAGCATGCTCTTGACTGGTGGAGCCTTGCTGCGATTGCTCCCGCGATCATCATACTGCTCGGATTTCTTTTTCTGTTTTTCTATGGCGTCTTCCAATCGCTGACCGATCTCAAGTTTGGCCGTCCCCTGGTTCGTTTCATTGGGGTCACCAACTATGAAGTGGCAATCAAGACTCAAGATTTCTGGAACAGCATGCGGGCGACCACGGTGTATGCCTGCTCCGCGGTCCTCGCGGAAGCGTTCTCTGGGCTTGCGCTCGCCAAATTGTTCGCAAGCCGCGTGTTTCTTGCACAATTGATGCGGCCTGTCATTCTCCTTCCGTTGGTATTGCCGCCCATGAGCGTCGCCCTGATGTGGACCACAATGATGGATCCACAAAACGGGATTCTGAACTATTTGCTTTCGCTCGTCGGGATCGGCCGCTTCGCCTGGATTTCGGACGCCGGTACGGCGATGTTCTCGCTAGTTCTCATCGACATATGGACTTACACACCATTTTTTGCGCTCATCATCTTCGCCGGTTTGCAGGGCATTAACGAGGAGATCAGAGAAGCCGCGCGGATCAATGGCGCTAAGGGTTGGGCGACGTTCCTCCATATTGAGCTTCCACTCATTGCACCGTATATCCTGATCGCCGCAGTCTTTCGGCTGATCGAGTCGCTCAATCAGTTCGATATCATCTTCGGAACAACCCAGGGCGGTCCAGGTGACAGTACCTCCGTGCTCTCGGTTCGCGCCTACATCACAGCCTTTCAAAACCTCGCCTTCGGGCGTGGTGCCGCGCTCATGGTTGTCAACTGGTTGATCGTGCTTCTCGGGACCTTGGCCATGGTAAAATTGTGGCGGTTGGTTCGGCAGCGCGTAAGCTAG
- a CDS encoding ABC transporter substrate-binding protein, whose protein sequence is MPRTLAAPRGHSYHFVKAALICSTLLSGAAASFGQAKAEDINWRQFEGASIVWAYDIHPYADAVAAQLPEFEKLTGIKVTPELYPDDAYWNKLTIQLSTKSPSWDVVGTGIQPAWDLAPGQLLEPLDRYLNDPKLTSASYDYKDFFPALRDALTWQVNGGQIEPGRGQVWAIPHGFENIQLFYRKDILDKHGIKVPTTPPEMSAACEKLKSADPAITPLGVRGVRFWSSIHTAAISIAKSYGVHDFVVKDGKLETGLNSPESIAFHKDYVEMIKRCAAPSFANDNWYQVVDGINSGRTAMAIDSNMFGFWNDVAGKPASGKIAFAPPLRAPNGKTFESNIWIWSLAMNAASQKKGAAWLFIQWATSKQVELNGAIAGKLVNSPRASTWSDKVWLDYAAKPEFTNFVDTFKSVQDRAALAFTPRVGFAEAMNAWAVAMQKMVNGADVKATLADLASEIRSSM, encoded by the coding sequence ATGCCAAGGACGCTAGCCGCACCGCGCGGCCATTCTTACCATTTCGTCAAAGCCGCTCTGATTTGCTCAACTCTCTTGTCCGGTGCGGCCGCATCTTTCGGCCAGGCCAAAGCGGAGGATATCAACTGGCGCCAGTTCGAGGGCGCTTCGATCGTTTGGGCTTACGACATCCATCCATATGCTGACGCGGTTGCAGCACAGCTTCCTGAGTTCGAGAAGTTGACGGGCATCAAGGTGACGCCCGAGCTTTATCCGGACGATGCCTATTGGAATAAGCTGACCATCCAGCTGAGCACAAAATCGCCCTCGTGGGATGTCGTCGGCACAGGAATTCAACCGGCTTGGGATCTTGCGCCCGGTCAACTGCTTGAGCCGCTCGACCGCTATCTGAACGACCCTAAGCTCACATCGGCAAGCTATGACTACAAGGACTTCTTCCCCGCATTGCGTGACGCGCTGACTTGGCAAGTCAATGGCGGGCAGATCGAACCGGGCCGGGGTCAGGTGTGGGCCATCCCGCACGGGTTCGAAAACATCCAATTGTTCTACCGTAAGGACATTCTTGACAAACACGGTATCAAGGTTCCGACAACCCCGCCGGAAATGTCGGCGGCATGCGAAAAGCTAAAATCTGCCGATCCCGCGATCACGCCCCTGGGTGTGCGAGGAGTGCGCTTTTGGAGCAGCATCCACACGGCCGCGATCTCAATCGCCAAGTCCTATGGTGTACACGACTTCGTCGTCAAGGACGGCAAGTTGGAAACCGGTCTCAATTCTCCCGAGTCGATCGCCTTCCACAAAGACTACGTGGAGATGATCAAGAGGTGTGCTGCCCCATCCTTTGCCAACGACAACTGGTACCAAGTGGTCGATGGCATCAATTCGGGTCGGACAGCGATGGCGATCGATTCTAACATGTTCGGGTTCTGGAACGATGTTGCCGGCAAGCCCGCTTCGGGCAAGATTGCCTTCGCTCCGCCACTGCGAGCTCCGAACGGCAAGACTTTCGAATCGAACATCTGGATCTGGTCCCTGGCCATGAATGCTGCTTCCCAGAAAAAGGGAGCGGCCTGGCTCTTCATTCAGTGGGCGACGTCAAAGCAGGTCGAGCTGAACGGTGCCATCGCCGGCAAGCTCGTCAACTCGCCGCGCGCTTCGACCTGGAGCGACAAGGTTTGGCTCGACTATGCGGCTAAACCGGAATTCACAAATTTCGTGGATACCTTCAAGAGTGTTCAGGACCGGGCTGCGCTCGCCTTTACGCCGCGCGTAGGGTTTGCCGAGGCCATGAACGCCTGGGCAGTTGCCATGCAGAAGATGGTTAATGGTGCGGACGTGAAGGCGACATTGGCCGACCTCGCCTCCGAGATTCGCTCCTCCATGTAA
- a CDS encoding Wadjet anti-phage system protein JetD domain-containing protein, with the protein MTIENLASFNRHVAEADAARLGATLYVGGYPSLASQQALRTISAMVSEQTPIFHWSDIDPDGTWIFHTMERAVGRPILPHLGAGADQKVRTRSLPTKLRHRFTGGILGQRWIQDPRAGGA; encoded by the coding sequence TTGACGATCGAAAACTTGGCAAGCTTCAACAGGCACGTCGCCGAGGCCGACGCCGCTCGACTGGGTGCTACGCTGTATGTTGGCGGGTATCCCTCGCTTGCCAGCCAACAGGCCCTGCGCACGATCTCGGCAATGGTGTCCGAACAAACCCCGATCTTTCACTGGTCGGATATCGATCCGGACGGCACCTGGATATTCCACACGATGGAGCGCGCCGTCGGACGACCGATCCTGCCGCATCTCGGGGCGGGCGCCGACCAAAAAGTCCGCACCCGCTCGTTGCCCACCAAACTCCGGCATCGCTTCACTGGCGGCATACTTGGCCAAAGATGGATCCAAGATCCTCGAGCAGGAGGAGCTTGA